One genomic window of Luteitalea pratensis includes the following:
- a CDS encoding sensor histidine kinase, which translates to MDALTNYAPLMPDFDAPGLAKPPACEPSVTTEALTLALERALDERRRAECMAHIQSDAVQLALDVLVTGEDIVGYFKGFIKSLVDNCESHACGVWLRDDEGECCDMWMAYIDGRYYTPETEGWAAIAMPREAMASHLRGFAPGLTEIVEYTGDDTRLPEAVRDYNTKAAVASLLVAPLTLGPTTLGWMALATGCTDDCEAVWRRAVIDATARQGTLALHHSRQAERSRVEARRQARLEERNRIARDIHDTLTQGFAAILMQLQAAQRSAPDLPPQVTRSLETAVDLARSHMIEARRSVGTLRPRPAGEDDLATSLARMVALVRRTTEIPIDLQVGELPTMGGMEREVLGIAQEALTNAVRHSRAQRIVVRASTARGLGVRVSVADDGRGINDVHAGRGFGLTSMQERADRIGAALTVVTAPRAGTEVVLAWQPPSFSIPGARNAAQ; encoded by the coding sequence ATGGATGCACTCACCAACTACGCACCCCTGATGCCCGACTTCGACGCTCCAGGACTGGCGAAGCCACCGGCCTGCGAACCGAGTGTGACCACCGAGGCGCTCACCCTGGCCCTCGAGCGCGCGCTCGACGAGCGCCGGCGTGCCGAGTGCATGGCCCACATCCAGAGCGACGCTGTCCAGCTGGCGCTGGACGTGCTCGTCACGGGCGAGGACATCGTCGGCTACTTCAAGGGCTTCATCAAATCGCTGGTCGACAACTGCGAGAGCCACGCCTGCGGCGTGTGGCTGCGTGATGACGAGGGCGAGTGCTGCGACATGTGGATGGCCTACATCGACGGGCGGTACTATACGCCCGAGACGGAAGGCTGGGCGGCGATCGCGATGCCGCGCGAGGCCATGGCCTCACACCTACGCGGCTTTGCACCCGGTTTGACCGAGATTGTCGAATATACCGGCGACGACACGCGTCTCCCGGAGGCAGTGCGTGACTACAACACGAAGGCAGCGGTCGCGTCGCTGCTGGTGGCGCCGCTGACGCTCGGGCCGACGACACTCGGCTGGATGGCGCTGGCCACGGGGTGCACCGACGACTGCGAGGCCGTGTGGCGACGCGCCGTCATCGACGCGACGGCGCGGCAGGGCACCCTGGCGCTGCATCACAGCCGGCAGGCCGAGCGTAGCCGCGTCGAGGCGCGGCGGCAGGCCAGGCTGGAGGAACGCAATCGCATCGCGCGCGACATCCACGACACGTTGACGCAGGGGTTCGCCGCGATCCTGATGCAGTTGCAGGCGGCCCAGCGATCGGCTCCCGACCTGCCGCCGCAGGTCACGCGCAGCCTCGAGACCGCGGTCGACCTCGCGCGGTCGCACATGATCGAGGCACGGCGATCGGTGGGCACGTTGCGGCCGCGGCCTGCCGGCGAGGACGACCTCGCGACGTCGCTCGCACGCATGGTGGCGCTGGTCCGCCGCACCACCGAGATACCCATCGACCTGCAGGTCGGCGAGTTGCCGACGATGGGCGGCATGGAACGGGAGGTCCTTGGCATCGCCCAGGAAGCGCTCACCAACGCCGTTCGGCACTCGCGCGCGCAGCGCATCGTGGTGCGAGCCTCGACCGCGCGTGGGCTGGGGGTTCGGGTCTCGGTGGCCGATGACGGCCGGGGAATCAATGACGTGCACGCCGGTCGCGGCTTCGGGTTGACGAGCATGCAGGAGCGCGCGGACCGGATCGGCGCGGCACTCACCGTGGTGACGGCCCCTCGAGCAGGCACCGAGGTCGTGCTGGCCTGGCAGCCGCCGTCCTTCTCGATCCCTGGAGCCCGCAATGCCGCACAGTGA
- a CDS encoding DUF2911 domain-containing protein: MHMQRRIVVAAFAAALVAPLVVSAQDLHPSRRPSPLGIARITLGDAYIRIVYGRPYKRGRNNIFGTKESGAVVPYGERWRTGANEASEITVTRDVLVAGQKLAAGTYSLFTTPAAGTWKVHFNSRLGLDGVGIFANDTFTPVDLAPTDILTVSTPATELPADKEVDQFTFEFEKTAAGADMVLRWIRTEVRVPIAVAK, translated from the coding sequence ATGCACATGCAACGCAGGATCGTCGTGGCCGCGTTCGCCGCGGCGTTGGTCGCCCCGCTCGTCGTGTCGGCACAGGACCTGCATCCGTCTCGGCGGCCCAGTCCGCTGGGCATCGCGCGCATCACGCTTGGCGATGCCTACATCCGCATCGTCTACGGCCGACCCTACAAGCGCGGGCGCAACAACATCTTCGGCACCAAGGAGAGCGGCGCGGTCGTGCCGTATGGCGAGCGGTGGCGTACAGGCGCCAACGAGGCCAGCGAGATCACGGTCACCCGCGATGTCCTGGTCGCGGGCCAGAAGCTGGCGGCGGGCACCTACTCCCTGTTCACGACGCCTGCGGCCGGAACCTGGAAGGTGCACTTCAACTCGAGACTTGGCCTGGATGGCGTCGGTATCTTCGCCAACGACACGTTCACGCCGGTCGATCTCGCGCCCACCGACATCCTCACGGTCTCGACGCCCGCGACGGAGTTGCCGGCCGACAAGGAAGTCGATCAGTTCACGTTCGAGTTCGAGAAGACCGCGGCCGGGGCAGACATGGTGCTGCGCTGGATTCGCACCGAGGTACGGGTGCCGATCGCCGTCGCAAAGTAA
- a CDS encoding response regulator transcription factor: MQPESARARVLIVDDHALLRTGVANIINQEIDLEVVAQAANGLEGVEAFDRHRPDVVLLDLRMPVMEGVEAIRRIRELDAQAKVIILTTYDSDEDIARALTAGAKAYVLKDISADALIGCIHEVLGGRTYLAPAAAAKLAERVTRVQLTPRELATLRSMADGKSNKEIAAELGISERTVKAHLGHLFEKLGVTSRTEAVKVGTRRGLVRLD; this comes from the coding sequence ATGCAACCCGAGAGCGCACGCGCTAGGGTCCTGATCGTGGACGACCACGCGCTCTTGCGGACGGGTGTCGCCAACATCATCAACCAGGAGATCGACCTCGAGGTCGTCGCGCAGGCGGCCAACGGACTCGAGGGGGTCGAAGCCTTCGATCGTCATCGCCCTGACGTCGTCCTGCTCGACCTGCGAATGCCGGTCATGGAGGGCGTCGAGGCCATCAGGCGGATTCGCGAACTCGACGCACAGGCCAAGGTCATCATCCTCACGACCTACGATTCCGACGAGGACATCGCGCGTGCCCTCACCGCCGGGGCCAAGGCGTACGTCCTGAAGGACATCTCCGCGGACGCACTCATTGGCTGCATCCACGAGGTCCTCGGTGGACGCACCTACCTGGCACCCGCCGCGGCCGCCAAGCTGGCCGAACGTGTGACCCGCGTGCAATTGACGCCGCGAGAACTGGCGACACTCCGCTCGATGGCCGACGGCAAGAGCAACAAGGAGATCGCCGCCGAACTCGGCATCAGCGAACGCACCGTCAAGGCGCATCTCGGACACCTGTTCGAGAAGCTCGGCGTCACGAGCCGGACCGAGGCAGTAAAGGTCGGCACGCGCCGCGGCCTCGTCCGCCTCGATTGA
- a CDS encoding MFS transporter, with protein MQRPRFHYAWIIAAATFVVLLMTAGIRATPGVLMVPLEEEFGWTRVSISAAVAVNIALFGLLGPFAASIMDRWRVRRVLLIALALLAGAVALSTQMRTQAHLMLLWGVLVGAGTGMTSMVLAAIVATRWFDARRGLVVGALSAANATGQLMFLPLLASLITTHGWRAATWLVAAAVALVFLIVAVFMRDRPEDIGLARYGATGVAISTPPALAPLAALARGVRSPAFWLLALTFFVCGASTNGLIGTHLIAACHDVGISSERSARLLAMMGLFDIAGTMASGWLTDRYSSRHLLLGYYSLRGLSLLALPYTLGAGSSALGWFAVFYGLDWIATVPPTVRLTSDAFGRENTGVMYGWIAASHQVGASLAALGAGSIRTVTGEYTWAFWTAGLLCLGAGLSFVTVGRRSFAAHAASTPVPLAAAP; from the coding sequence ATGCAGCGACCACGCTTTCACTACGCGTGGATCATCGCAGCGGCGACGTTTGTCGTGCTGCTGATGACCGCGGGAATCCGCGCCACACCCGGCGTGCTGATGGTGCCGCTCGAAGAGGAGTTCGGGTGGACGCGTGTCAGCATCTCGGCGGCGGTCGCGGTCAACATCGCGCTCTTCGGCCTGCTCGGGCCATTTGCCGCCTCGATCATGGACCGCTGGCGCGTCCGCCGTGTCCTGTTGATCGCGCTCGCGCTGCTTGCCGGGGCCGTGGCGCTGAGCACGCAGATGCGCACGCAAGCGCACCTGATGCTGCTCTGGGGCGTGCTGGTCGGCGCCGGCACGGGCATGACCTCGATGGTGCTCGCGGCCATCGTCGCGACGCGCTGGTTCGATGCCAGGCGAGGTCTTGTCGTCGGTGCATTGTCGGCGGCCAACGCCACGGGCCAGCTGATGTTCCTGCCACTCCTGGCCAGCCTCATCACGACGCACGGCTGGCGCGCAGCCACGTGGCTGGTCGCCGCGGCCGTGGCACTGGTGTTCCTCATCGTCGCGGTGTTCATGCGTGACCGGCCCGAGGACATCGGGCTTGCGCGGTACGGAGCGACCGGCGTGGCGATCAGCACGCCGCCGGCACTGGCACCACTCGCGGCACTCGCGCGCGGCGTTCGGTCGCCGGCATTCTGGTTGCTGGCGTTGACGTTCTTCGTCTGCGGTGCCAGCACCAATGGCCTGATCGGGACGCACCTCATCGCCGCCTGCCACGACGTCGGGATTTCCTCGGAGCGATCGGCGCGCCTGCTCGCGATGATGGGCCTGTTCGACATCGCCGGCACGATGGCGTCCGGCTGGCTGACCGATCGCTACTCGAGCCGACACCTGCTGCTCGGCTACTACTCGCTGCGGGGCCTTTCGCTCCTGGCGCTGCCCTACACACTCGGCGCAGGCTCGTCGGCGCTGGGCTGGTTCGCCGTGTTCTACGGCCTGGACTGGATCGCCACGGTGCCACCGACCGTGCGCCTGACCTCGGATGCGTTCGGCCGCGAGAACACCGGCGTCATGTACGGCTGGATCGCCGCGAGCCACCAGGTGGGGGCGTCGCTGGCCGCCCTGGGTGCGGGATCAATCCGTACCGTCACGGGGGAGTACACGTGGGCCTTCTGGACGGCGGGCCTCCTGTGCCTCGGTGCAGGTCTGTCGTTCGTCACGGTCGGCCGCCGTTCGTTCGCTGCGCATGCTGCCAGCACACCCGTGCCGTTGGCTGCCGCCCCCTGA
- a CDS encoding glycoside hydrolase family 88 protein — MIRIDSKITPTSLLSATDQLFTLSARKISRLEKTWNPAKGTPVFTVAGRYTSRGWTEWTQGFQFGSAILQFDATDDAAMLEIGRRTTVEHMASHVSHVGVHDHGFNNVSTYGNLLRLAREGRTEASEWEIAFHELALKVSGAIQAARWTDLPDGLGYIRSFNGPHSLFADTMRSLRSLALAHQLGHALMGERDRKISLLHRLVQHADTNAAYNVYFGKGRDAYDIRGRVAHESVFNVTDGSYRCPSSQQGYSPFSTWTRGLAWVLLGYAEELEFLETRDEAEFATFDARKRAVLRRYLEVARATADFYLAYTPTCGVPYWDTGAPGLAHLGDYLDRPADPYNDHEPVDSSAAAIAAQGLIRLGTYLAGHGDAPAGKRYLAAGLTASRTLFSEPYLSTDPKHQGLLLHAVYHRPNGWDHIPKGRKIPCGESCMWGDYHARELALLIRRMAKREPYYTFFAV; from the coding sequence ATGATTCGCATCGACAGCAAGATCACCCCGACGTCGCTTCTCAGCGCGACCGATCAGCTCTTCACCCTCTCGGCAAGGAAGATCTCGCGCCTCGAGAAGACGTGGAATCCGGCCAAGGGCACGCCCGTGTTCACGGTCGCGGGACGCTACACCTCGCGGGGCTGGACCGAGTGGACGCAGGGGTTCCAGTTCGGGTCTGCCATCCTGCAGTTCGACGCGACCGATGATGCCGCCATGCTGGAGATCGGCCGGCGCACAACCGTGGAGCACATGGCCAGCCATGTGAGTCACGTCGGCGTGCACGACCACGGATTCAACAACGTCTCCACGTACGGCAACCTCCTGCGCCTCGCGCGTGAGGGCCGCACCGAGGCAAGCGAGTGGGAGATCGCTTTCCACGAACTGGCACTGAAAGTGTCGGGTGCGATCCAGGCGGCACGGTGGACCGACCTGCCGGACGGGCTCGGATACATCCGATCGTTCAACGGCCCGCACTCGCTCTTTGCCGACACGATGCGGTCGCTGCGGTCGCTCGCACTGGCTCACCAGCTCGGGCACGCGCTCATGGGCGAGCGGGATCGCAAGATCTCGCTGCTGCACCGGCTGGTCCAGCATGCCGACACGAATGCGGCGTACAACGTCTACTTCGGGAAGGGCCGCGACGCGTACGACATCCGCGGACGTGTGGCACACGAATCCGTGTTCAACGTGACCGATGGCTCCTATCGCTGCCCGTCGAGCCAGCAGGGGTACTCACCGTTCTCGACGTGGACGCGCGGCTTGGCCTGGGTGTTGCTTGGCTATGCGGAGGAACTCGAGTTCCTCGAGACGCGAGACGAGGCGGAGTTTGCCACCTTCGACGCCCGCAAGCGCGCGGTACTCAGGCGCTACCTCGAAGTCGCACGCGCCACGGCGGACTTCTACCTCGCGTACACGCCGACGTGCGGCGTGCCGTACTGGGACACCGGCGCCCCGGGTCTCGCCCATCTCGGTGACTATCTCGACCGACCGGCCGATCCCTACAACGACCACGAACCGGTCGACAGTTCCGCTGCCGCCATCGCCGCGCAGGGCCTGATCCGGCTCGGTACGTATCTCGCCGGCCACGGTGATGCGCCTGCCGGCAAGCGCTACCTGGCCGCCGGCCTCACCGCGTCACGCACGCTGTTCTCGGAGCCGTACCTCTCGACCGACCCGAAGCACCAGGGGCTGTTGCTGCACGCCGTGTACCACCGCCCGAACGGATGGGACCACATCCCGAAGGGCCGGAAGATCCCCTGCGGCGAGTCGTGCATGTGGGGCGACTATCACGCCCGCGAACTCGCGCTCCTCATCCGCCGGATGGCGAAGCGCGAGCCGTATTACACGTTCTTCGCGGTCTGA
- a CDS encoding 3-ketoacyl-ACP reductase, whose amino-acid sequence MPDIPVVLVTGASRGLGRGIAVEAAAEGFSVVINYASNAAAADETVALCQQAARTLDQRFLPVKGDVSNRVDRDAVLGQTLDALGRIDALVNNAGIAPRVRADLTETSEASFEELLRINLQGPFFLTQAVANHWLRAPYAPAIASGFKIVFVTSISADTASISRGEYCISKAGLAMASQLWAVRLAEHGVQVLELRPGIMATDMTSGVKGKYDALLAEGLVPQRRWGTAEDVGRAVRAVLAGHFPFTTGEVIHLDGGFHIRRL is encoded by the coding sequence ATGCCTGACATCCCCGTCGTGCTGGTCACCGGAGCGAGCCGCGGGCTTGGTCGCGGCATCGCGGTCGAGGCGGCGGCGGAAGGCTTCTCCGTCGTCATCAACTACGCGAGCAACGCCGCGGCGGCCGACGAGACGGTCGCCTTGTGCCAGCAGGCTGCGCGCACGCTCGATCAACGTTTTCTCCCGGTGAAGGGCGATGTCTCGAACCGCGTGGACCGTGACGCGGTGCTCGGGCAGACGCTGGACGCGCTCGGGCGCATTGACGCGCTGGTCAACAACGCCGGCATTGCCCCGCGTGTTCGTGCCGATCTCACCGAGACCAGCGAGGCATCGTTCGAGGAACTGCTACGGATCAACCTGCAGGGACCGTTCTTCCTGACCCAGGCCGTCGCCAACCACTGGCTGCGGGCGCCCTATGCTCCGGCCATCGCCTCGGGCTTCAAGATCGTCTTCGTGACATCGATCTCGGCCGACACGGCGTCGATCAGCCGCGGCGAGTACTGCATCTCGAAGGCAGGCCTGGCGATGGCGTCGCAGCTGTGGGCCGTGCGCCTCGCGGAACACGGCGTGCAGGTGCTCGAGTTGCGTCCAGGCATCATGGCCACCGACATGACGTCGGGCGTGAAGGGCAAGTACGATGCACTGCTGGCCGAAGGCCTGGTGCCGCAGCGACGCTGGGGCACGGCCGAGGACGTGGGTCGCGCCGTGCGTGCGGTGCTTGCCGGCCATTTCCCGTTCACCACGGGTGAGGTCATCCACCTCGATGGTGGTTTTCACATCCGCCGGCTTTAG